In Chlorobiota bacterium, the sequence TTGAGCAGCCCTCCCCCGAACTGCTTGCCATCCGGTGGCAGGATGAAACAACGTCAACCATTTCCACAACCTTACTCCGCCAGCATTGCCCTTGCACAAACTGCCGTTCCAACGCACACTTGATTCCAACGAACGGACGCAGCCTGCTTACCCAATCCATGACCACCATCCGGGAGCTGGTGCTGATTGGAAGCCGCCAGTTGCAGATCATTTGGGAGGACGGGCATCAGTGGGGATTGTACAGCTGGGAAATGCTCCGAACCCTTGCCGACCAGAAGCTGCCGGGCCCGGAACCGAACCCGCCACGGAGGGGGGGATAATGAGCGCAACCCGCGCAATGATTGATCGGGCCGCGTTGCGGAACAACTTGGGCGTTATCCGGCGCACGATTCCGCCAACAACCCGGGTGATGGGCGTTGTGAAAGCCAACTGCTACGGCCACTCCACCGAACTCTCCGTTCCGGTCCTTCTTGATGAAGGGATTGATCTGTTCGGGGTGGCGAATGTTGAGGAAGGGCGGCGGCTGCGGCAATCGGGGCTTGAAGGAACGATTGTGGTGCTGGGCCCCCCGATTCCGGGAAGCATGGCGGCCTACGGCCAGCACCGGCTGGAGGCATTGGTCAGCAACGAACGAATGGCCACGCAGCTTGCCGAATCCACCCCGATTGGAGCTTCGGTGAACGTCCACCTGTTTGTTGACACCGGCATGGCGCGCAACGGCGCACGCCCCAACGACGCGGTGGAGCTGCTTCGATTGATCGCAACGTTGCCGCAGCTGAATATCGTCGGTTTTGCCAGCCACTTCGCCACCAGCGATGAGCCGGAAAACCCGTTCGCCCTTCAGCAAATCGAAATTTTCCGAACCACGCTTGGCCAAGCAACCGATGCCGGCTTCCGGTTCCGCGACGTTCATTTGGCGAACAGCGGCGGCATCTTCAATTTCCCTGATTCCCATTATTCGGTGGTTCGCCCGGGGTTGTCGCTGTACGGCTACCACCCCACCCAATCGCGCCATGCCAGCAGTGGCTTGCTTCCGGTGATGCACTTGCACACCCGCGTTGCCAACGTCACGCGGTTCCCCGCCGGAGTATCGGTCAGCTACGGGCGGCGGTATTTCACAAAGCAGGAAACCGAGATTGCCACGCTCCCAATCGGCTATGGCGACGGACTGATGCGGACGCTGACCAACAACCTGAATGTGCTGATTGCCGGCGGCAGCTTCCCCGTTGTCGGGACCATCTGCATGGATGAAGTGATGGTGGATTTGGGACCCGATTCCCGAATTCAACCTGGCGAGACTGCGGTGCTGATTGGCCGCAGCGGGAACCGCCAGATTGGTGCCGACCAGCTTGCCGAGGCTGCCGGGACCATCCCCTACGAAATCTGTACGAACGTCTCGGCACGGGTCCCGCGCATTGCCGCCAATTGGTGAGCACGCAGCGGATTCCCCCAAGAACCTTTCTCTCAACAGACATCAACCTGACATCAGTCCCTGAAACCAGTAATCGAGCCCTCCCGATGAAAATTTTCGCAGTGATTATGGCCGGCGGCGTTGGCTCACGTTTGTGGCCCAAAAGCCGTGAGGCCAGCCCGAAGCAACTTCTCCACATCCTTGGCGATGGGACAATGATCCAAAACACGGTGGCGCGGCTTCAGCCGATGGTTCCGTTCCAGGATATTTTCATCGTCACTAACCGAAGCCAGGTGGAGGCGATCCACCAGCAAACGCCGCAGATTCCTCGGGAGAATATTATTGCCGAACCGTTCGGGCGGAACACCGCGCCCTGCGTAGCATTGGCGGCCACGATCCTTCGCGACAGGGACCCGGAAGGGGTGATGGTGGTGCTTCCGGCCGACCATTGGATCCAGAATGTTGGGGAGTTCCAGCAGAAATTGCGGCTTGCCTGCGAAGCCGCCCAGGAGATGCGGTGCCTTGTCACGATGGGAATCGCCCCCACCCGACCGGAGACCGGCTACGGCTACATCCAATGGCTGGACCGTGCCGACCAAGCGAACCGTTTTTTTGAGCAGGGCCTGCGCCCGGTGAAAACCTTCGCCGAAAAGCCGGACCTGACCACCGCCCAAGAGTTTTTAGAAAGCGGCGATTTTTTATGGAACAGCGGAATGTTTGCGTGGCGGGTGGATACCATCATCGAGGAATTCCAGCAGCACTTGCCGGAGCTGATGGAGCAGGCGGAGTCCATCCACGCCGCCATTGGCTCCGATTATTACGCCGATCAGTTGGAGAATATCTATGGCCAGATCGCGCCAATCTCGATTGATTACGGCATCATGGAAAAATCCCGGCGGGTGTATGTAACCCAGTGCGAATTCGGCTGGAGCGATGTGGGAAGCTGGGACGAGACCTACCGCTTGTCGCGCAAGGACAACAACGGGAACTCCATTGTTGGGGATGTCATCACGATTGATACCAGCAACAGCTTCATCCGAACCGCAGGGAAGATGATCGCCACGGTGGGGATCAAAGATTTGATTGTGATTGACACCGACGACGCGCTCCTGATCTGCCACCGGGGGGATTCGCAGCGGGTGCAAGGGGTGGTGGATTACCTGCGGCGGAAAAAGATCAGCAGCTTGCTGTAAACCATGTTGCAAGGAGGTGGCCGGTGCGCAGCTTCTTTTTCGACAGATCCAACGGAGCCACGCGGGCATGGCTATCGCCACTGCTGTTGCTGGGGTTTCTGGGCTGGTTGCTGCTTCCATCTCTACTTCAGGGGCAAGCGTTGGAGGAAGCGGCCGATAGCACGTGGCAGGTGAGCGAGGAACGCCCCATCGTGACCGACACGCTTCTTGCCCCTTCCGACACGCTGTTCCTTTCGGATACTCTAGATTCTCTACTTCCCGACACCGTATCCCCCGACACTCTATTTCTTGAAGAAGGGATCATCATCCAGCTTGAGGGGGAGGCCAGCTACTACGCCGACAAGTTTGAGGGGCGGAAGACTTCGTGCGGGGAAACGTTCCAGCAGGATGAGCTGACAGCAGCCCACCGTGAGTTCCCATTTGGAACCATTCTGAAAGTGATGAACCGCACCACGGGGCTGCATACCATTGTCCGGATCAACGACCGTGGGCCATGGAAACCGTCCCGAATCATTGACCTTTCCCGATGCGCTGCCGAGCAAGTGGGGATGCTGAACGCGGGGGTTGCGAACGTTCGCATAGAAATTTTGCGTTGGGGGCCGTAATCGCACTTTTTTCTGGGTTGAAGCTATCTGTTAAATAGGGAGATGCTGCTATATTTGGTGCATCTGATTTTTTCTTCTTTCTTCCGGTAACACTTCCCCCGCTCTAGGGTCTTTGTATCTGTTGCCCAAACGGCTGGGCCGCACCTTCAGATTGTTGTTTATTGCCAACCTGCGCCACGCGGGTTGCCCGTTCTACCGAATCAACAGACAGTTCTCAGCTCATACAACTTCCAATCTTCAACCTATTGGGGAACTTCAGCATGAATCGAACTACTCCATGCAGGAACCGAACAAAAGGCATAACGGCCTTTTTGTTTGCGTTGTTCCTTGCGGCCTGCTTGCCGGGGCTGCTCCGTGCGCAAGCACCAACCATTGGAGAGTGCCAGGGTGGCTTAACGTACGTGATAGCCTTCCCGGACACCTCCACCAACACGTTCGACAACCGTTATCAGCCCAAATTCCAGCCACGCTTTGAGTTCTTTATCTACTCATCGGTGGAAGGGAACAGGGTGCGTGTGGGATCGGGCGCGGGGGCATCGCGGACCATTGTGCCGCAGGCAGGCAAATTCGAAATTGTTCCGGCGCAACCGAACCCGGTTGTCAACTTCTCCGGAACGCCATCCTACAACACCTTCAAGATCGAGGCCGACTACCCGATCGTGGTCTATGCCTACTTCGCTACCCCTTTCGGTGGCGAGGCATTCACCCCGATCCCCGTGGAATCATGGGGCACCGAGTACTTTGCCAACATGATGCCAGGTGAGGTAATCAACGACTTGAACCCAGGTGGTGAGTTCAACTACCAGCGGTTCCCGCGCACTGCTCCGGCAGAGATCACCGTTCTTGCGGCATTCGACGACACCCGCATCACCATCTACAACACGGCCCAATTGGACGGATTCCCCAAAACGGTAGATGTGGAGTTGAAAGCCTATCAGGCATACCAAGTTCAAAGCTATGTGGACACCGCTACCGAGAATCTTGGCACGCCACAACCGGACCTTGCTGGATCCATCATTATCTCCAACAATCCTATCGGCGTTATCGCTACCACCAGCCGCACACCAAACCGCGACTTAGGCGCAGGCTTGGGGCAGAACTCCATGAAGAATCCACTGATGGAGTCCATGGCATCGAAGGATCAGTTGGGGAAAAAGTTCGTCTATCTGCCGGCATGGGATAGCAACCGCCCAACAGGCGAGCCAGGCGAAAAGACCGAAGAGAAACGCCCGCACGAAATCGTCCGTATCGTTGGCGTGCAGCAAGACTACGAGACCAACGGCTACGAAACCAACGGCTCCACTGGCGACCGTTCCGACTTCAAGATTGACTACCAGAAGAACTACACCTCGCTTATCGGTGTTCCTTCGCCACGGTATTACGAAACCGATACGGCAGCCATCGCCATGCACTCCACCAGCACTGCGGTCCGCTTCAATGGAACCACACTCTACTGGGGGAACTACATCGGTGCCAGCTACGACGCGCTTGGGGTACCCTGGATGGTGGAAATGACCCCACGCGAACAGTGGGTCAGCTTTGCACCATTCTATACTCCCGCATATCCCACCGACGGTGGAAATGGAGCGATGAGCCATTACTTCAACTTAACCACCGAAGAGCGGTACAAGGATAGCGTCTTTATTAAGATCGGTGCCGGCGCCGAACAACCGTTCGTCTTCAACCGTGGAAAAATTCCTGGCACTGACTTGATTTGGGGAACCATCCGTCCAAATCCAGGCATTGACTACTACGTTCGTGGCAACAGCGAGAACGTGAAGTTCTACGGTTTTGTCTATGGCAACCTAAAAGGAACGGAGCTGTACCGCCCAGGCAAAATCAAGAAGAATCCTTCGCCGAACACCGCCGGTGCGGGTGGCAACAAGCCTGGCAGCAAGCTGCTCCATCCTTCTGAGTACGAAGAGTACAACGCAATGGCGTACGCCTATCCATTGGCTCCGTCGCGCTGCGCGTTGGGTCCTGGCGACTCGCTGTTGTTAGAGATTGAGCAGGTTTGCGACCTGATGAAGGTCAAAGCACGGGCAATCAACGAGAATCCCGTTGGACTGCGGAACATCGCGCTGGAGAAAGGGTCGGTCAACACAAAACTGGTCTTTATTGACCCAGTTCGTGCCGACCTTGTGATCCGCAAAACGAAAGTGGAGTTTGAGGTTCGGCCAATCAACAAGTACGAGGATGCGGAAGCCACCGTGGTCATCACCGACCGCACCGGCAAGAAGACCCGTATCCC encodes:
- the alr gene encoding alanine racemase — translated: MSATRAMIDRAALRNNLGVIRRTIPPTTRVMGVVKANCYGHSTELSVPVLLDEGIDLFGVANVEEGRRLRQSGLEGTIVVLGPPIPGSMAAYGQHRLEALVSNERMATQLAESTPIGASVNVHLFVDTGMARNGARPNDAVELLRLIATLPQLNIVGFASHFATSDEPENPFALQQIEIFRTTLGQATDAGFRFRDVHLANSGGIFNFPDSHYSVVRPGLSLYGYHPTQSRHASSGLLPVMHLHTRVANVTRFPAGVSVSYGRRYFTKQETEIATLPIGYGDGLMRTLTNNLNVLIAGGSFPVVGTICMDEVMVDLGPDSRIQPGETAVLIGRSGNRQIGADQLAEAAGTIPYEICTNVSARVPRIAANW
- a CDS encoding septal ring lytic transglycosylase RlpA family protein, yielding MRSFFFDRSNGATRAWLSPLLLLGFLGWLLLPSLLQGQALEEAADSTWQVSEERPIVTDTLLAPSDTLFLSDTLDSLLPDTVSPDTLFLEEGIIIQLEGEASYYADKFEGRKTSCGETFQQDELTAAHREFPFGTILKVMNRTTGLHTIVRINDRGPWKPSRIIDLSRCAAEQVGMLNAGVANVRIEILRWGP
- a CDS encoding mannose-1-phosphate guanylyltransferase, giving the protein MKIFAVIMAGGVGSRLWPKSREASPKQLLHILGDGTMIQNTVARLQPMVPFQDIFIVTNRSQVEAIHQQTPQIPRENIIAEPFGRNTAPCVALAATILRDRDPEGVMVVLPADHWIQNVGEFQQKLRLACEAAQEMRCLVTMGIAPTRPETGYGYIQWLDRADQANRFFEQGLRPVKTFAEKPDLTTAQEFLESGDFLWNSGMFAWRVDTIIEEFQQHLPELMEQAESIHAAIGSDYYADQLENIYGQIAPISIDYGIMEKSRRVYVTQCEFGWSDVGSWDETYRLSRKDNNGNSIVGDVITIDTSNSFIRTAGKMIATVGIKDLIVIDTDDALLICHRGDSQRVQGVVDYLRRKKISSLL
- a CDS encoding DUF971 domain-containing protein; this translates as MHPLNFEQPSPELLAIRWQDETTSTISTTLLRQHCPCTNCRSNAHLIPTNGRSLLTQSMTTIRELVLIGSRQLQIIWEDGHQWGLYSWEMLRTLADQKLPGPEPNPPRRGG